In Triticum aestivum cultivar Chinese Spring chromosome 5B, IWGSC CS RefSeq v2.1, whole genome shotgun sequence, the following proteins share a genomic window:
- the LOC123114236 gene encoding uncharacterized protein isoform X1: MDSPMANKTTEPEEEDRLSALTDDVLLSILRKVNISTAARTSSLSTRWRQLPWLLPELSIDVRWFLPAPHSDPIEANDMQEAMVALTKATRSLLSKPRRGSTTARLDLVIYLINTFLSDLGPLVGDAVDCGLLKDLDLTIHDGTDPLDRNEEYMLQRAQDIYGFFTAYPSVLHFLTKLSLYNVCFSELDINRVLFDSCKELKHLFLIYCDTGRHNLCKIDAPNSKLSVLEIHFCRFEMLELVCLPKLEKLTWYHWLSEYSPLLMSYVPSLGELELSSALTLKHVPFKLSEVLHGTTSIHTLTLDFQGENLWMQPEMKQLCTAFNKLRKLSVRGIFVEFDIIWTTAFLVAAPSIEILCIEVWDHDTCGWDDNYNRKLVFADRKNPEWEMDSHSSKNWLLKELQIVGFRPLEQQFTFIRALLERAPNLQTIVLKGDIECVWDCVALIREALFPKTEANHRRQTLAPSDLL, translated from the exons ATGGATTCCCCCATGGCGAACAAGACGACG GAACCAGAGGAGGAAGATAGGTTGAGCGCGCTGACGGACGATGTTTTACTGTCGATCTTGCGGAAAGTCAACATAAGCACGGCCGCACGGACAAGTTCGCTGTCAACACGGTGGAGGCAGCTGCCCTGGCTGCTGCCCGAGCTCAGTATTGATGTCAGGTGGTTCCTACCTGCTCCACACTCAGACCCGATTGAGGCAAATGACATGCAGGAAGCTATGGTGGCTCTAACTAAAGCAACTAGGAGTTTATTGTCTAAACCTCGGAGAGGATCCACCACCGCGAGGCTGGACCTTGTGATCTACTTGATCAATACTTTCTTGTCTGACCTTGGCCCACTGGTAGGTGATGCAGTCGATTGTGGTTTGTTAAAAGATTTGGATCTCACCATTCATGACGGGACAGATCCTCTTGACCGTAATGAGGAGTATATGCTTCAGCGAGCGCAAGATATATATGGGTTTTTCACTGCCTACCCTAGTGTGCTCCATTTCCTCACAAAGCTCTCTCTGTACAATGTATGCTTCAGTGAACTGGACATAAATCGTGTCCTGTTTGACAGCTGCAAGGAACTGAAGCATCTATTCCTCATTTACTGTGATACTGGCCGCCACAATCTCTGTAAGATAGATGCACCAAATTCAAAACTCAGTGTTTTAGAAATCCACTTCTGTCGCTTTGAGATGCTTGAGTTGGTCTGCCTTCCAAAGCTGGAGAAGCTCACATGGTATCATTGGTTGTCTGAATATAGCCCCTTGCTGATGTCTTATGTCCCATCTCTTGGGGAATTAGAACTCTCATCTGCGTTAACACTAAAGCATGTACCATTTAAATTAAGTGAGGTTCTACATGGAACCACAAGCATACATACTCTGACATTGGACTTCCAAGGAGAAAAT CTTTGGATGCAACCTGAAATGAAGCAACTCTGCACCGCATTCAACAAGCTAAGGAAGCTGTCTGTGCGTGGTATCTTTGTTGAATTTGACATTATATGGACGACAGCCTTTCTTGTGGCGGCACCCTCCATTGAAATATTATGTATTGAG GTATGGGACCATGACACATGCGGATGGGACGACAATTATAACAGAAAGTTGGTATTCGCCGATAGAAAAAATCCTGAGTGGGAGATGGACTCGCACAGCTCCAAGAACTGGCTACTGAAGGAGCTCCAGATTGTTGGCTTCAGGCCGCTGGAACAGCAGTTTACATTTATAAGGGCCTTGCTGGAGCGAGCCCCCAACTTGCAGACGATTGTCCTGAAAGGAGACATAGAGTGTGTGTGGGATTGTGTCGCCCTCATAAGAGAGGCTTTATTTCCAAAGACTGAGGCGAATCACAGACGGCAAACCCTCGCCCCGAGTGATCTTCTATGA
- the LOC123114236 gene encoding uncharacterized protein isoform X2: MDSPMANKTTEPEEEDRLSALTDDVLLSILRKVNISTAARTSSLSTRWRQLPWLLPELSIDVRWFLPAPHSDPIEANDMQEAMVALTKATRSLLSKPRRGSTTARLDLVIYLINTFLSDLGPLVGDAVDCGLLKDLDLTIHDGTDPLDRNEEYMLQRAQDIYGFFTAYPSVLHFLTKLSLYNVCFSELDINRVLFDSCKELKHLFLIYCDTGRHNLCKIDAPNSKLSVLEIHFCRFEMLELVCLPKLEKLTWYHWLSEYSPLLMSYVPSLGELELSSALTLKHVPFKLSEVLHGTTSIHTLTLDFQGENLWMQPEMKQLCTAFNKLRKLSVRGIFVEFDIIWTTAFLVAAPSIEILCIEEIQLHSYVFLMQI; the protein is encoded by the exons ATGGATTCCCCCATGGCGAACAAGACGACG GAACCAGAGGAGGAAGATAGGTTGAGCGCGCTGACGGACGATGTTTTACTGTCGATCTTGCGGAAAGTCAACATAAGCACGGCCGCACGGACAAGTTCGCTGTCAACACGGTGGAGGCAGCTGCCCTGGCTGCTGCCCGAGCTCAGTATTGATGTCAGGTGGTTCCTACCTGCTCCACACTCAGACCCGATTGAGGCAAATGACATGCAGGAAGCTATGGTGGCTCTAACTAAAGCAACTAGGAGTTTATTGTCTAAACCTCGGAGAGGATCCACCACCGCGAGGCTGGACCTTGTGATCTACTTGATCAATACTTTCTTGTCTGACCTTGGCCCACTGGTAGGTGATGCAGTCGATTGTGGTTTGTTAAAAGATTTGGATCTCACCATTCATGACGGGACAGATCCTCTTGACCGTAATGAGGAGTATATGCTTCAGCGAGCGCAAGATATATATGGGTTTTTCACTGCCTACCCTAGTGTGCTCCATTTCCTCACAAAGCTCTCTCTGTACAATGTATGCTTCAGTGAACTGGACATAAATCGTGTCCTGTTTGACAGCTGCAAGGAACTGAAGCATCTATTCCTCATTTACTGTGATACTGGCCGCCACAATCTCTGTAAGATAGATGCACCAAATTCAAAACTCAGTGTTTTAGAAATCCACTTCTGTCGCTTTGAGATGCTTGAGTTGGTCTGCCTTCCAAAGCTGGAGAAGCTCACATGGTATCATTGGTTGTCTGAATATAGCCCCTTGCTGATGTCTTATGTCCCATCTCTTGGGGAATTAGAACTCTCATCTGCGTTAACACTAAAGCATGTACCATTTAAATTAAGTGAGGTTCTACATGGAACCACAAGCATACATACTCTGACATTGGACTTCCAAGGAGAAAAT CTTTGGATGCAACCTGAAATGAAGCAACTCTGCACCGCATTCAACAAGCTAAGGAAGCTGTCTGTGCGTGGTATCTTTGTTGAATTTGACATTATATGGACGACAGCCTTTCTTGTGGCGGCACCCTCCATTGAAATATTATGTATTGAG GAAATCCAATTACATTCGTATGTTTTCCTCATGCAAATCTAG